Proteins encoded together in one Lathyrus oleraceus cultivar Zhongwan6 chromosome 5, CAAS_Psat_ZW6_1.0, whole genome shotgun sequence window:
- the LOC127078560 gene encoding uncharacterized protein LOC127078560 — MVIKDYEIPGPDEGPRSRRKIAFNGSSNYSGHCVGVVLMNPKGGYTRFTTRLCFDCPNNVAEYEACILGIEAAIDLQIKILEVYKDSGLVIYQIKDEWETRNAKLILYRVHVVKLMEYFDDITFHHIPRGENKMANALATLASMYQVKFHNEASIIQIERRDERAYCQLIEEEINGKP; from the coding sequence atggtgataaagGATTATGAGATCCCAGGCCCAGATGAAGGACCAAGATCTCGACGGAAGATCGCGTTCAATGGTTCCTCCAATTATAGTGGTCATTGTGTGGGAGTTGTTCTGATGAATCCAAAAGGTGGTTATACTCGTTTCACAACAAGGTTGTGCTTTGACTGTCCAAACAATGTCGCggaatatgaagcttgtatccttggTATTGAAGCTGCAATTGATCTCCAaatcaagatccttgaggtgtATAAAGACTCAGGCTTGGTGATATATCAAATCAAAGATGAATGGGAAACCCGTAATGCGAAGCTGATCTTGTATCGTGTTCATGTTGTAAAGTTGATGGAATACTTTGATGATATCACTTTCCATCACATCCCAAGAGGAGAAAATAAAATGGCTAACGCTTTGGCAACCTTAGCATCTATGTACCAAGTCAAATTCCATAATGAAGCTTCAATTATCCAAATAGAGCGAAGAGATGAGCGTGCCTACTGTCAATTGATTGAAGAAGAAATTAATGGTAAACCATAG